The genome window TGGGCTCGCGCACACGCTGCGCGGGGTGATCGCGACGCAGCCGGCGGTGGCGGACCTGGCGCCGCGGCTCGCGGCGCTCGCCCTCCCCGTGCTGCTCATCGTCGGGGCGAACGACCGCCTCTCGCTCGGGCCGAGCCGGGAGCTGGCGGCCGCCGCGCCGCGGGCGCGGCTGGTCGTGGTCGAGGGCGCCGGGCACGTCGTCAACCTGGCCGAGCCGGCCGCCTTCAACGCCGCGCTGGAGGAGTTCCTGGGCAAGGCGACGGAAGCGCGCGCGGAGAGCCCATCGGGACGGCGGCGGTGACGGGTGCGGGGACGCCGCTCAGGCCACCCTGCTCCACAACGTCACTTCGAGCGGCTCCGCCAGCAGGCCCTCGGCTTGCCTCAGCCAGTTCTTGATGTGCGGCGTCTCGAAGTGCGCCTTGAGCGCCGCCTCGCTCGTCCAGTTCTCGTGAAAGAGAAACTGCGATTGGTCGGTGACGCCCTGGTGCATGTCGAAATTGATACAGCCATTCTCGGCGCGGGTCGGCGCCAGGAGCTTCAGCAGCTCCCCTCTGACCTGCTGCACCTTGTCCGTCTTCGCCCGTATCCGCGCGATGACGGTC of Deltaproteobacteria bacterium contains these proteins:
- a CDS encoding antibiotic biosynthesis monooxygenase, yielding MAESKVTVIARIRAKTDKVQQVRGELLKLLAPTRAENGCINFDMHQGVTDQSQFLFHENWTSEAALKAHFETPHIKNWLRQAEGLLAEPLEVTLWSRVA